In the genome of Candidatus Promineifilum breve, the window GGGGGAGGCACAAGGCTGTGATTCGTTCCATTTCCGGGGTTTATCGCGCCGAGTACGGCGAAGACGAGGAGATCGCCGGTGTCCGCCGGCTGACCGACGACTTCGCCGCCGTCGAGGGGCGACGGCCGCGCATCCTGGTCGCCAAGATGGGCCAGGACGGCCACGACCGGGGAGCCAAGGTCATCGCCACGGCCTTTGCCGACCTGGGCTTCGACGTGGACATAGGGCCGCTATTCCAGACGCCGGAAGAGGTGGCCCGGCAGGCGATGGAGAACGACGTCCACGCCGTGGGGGTCAGTTCGCTGGCCGCCGGGCACAAGACGCTGGTGCCGCAACTGGCGACCGAACTGGAGCGGTTGGGCCGGGGCGACATTATGATCGTCGTCGGCGGCGTCATCCCCGCCCAGGATTACGACTTCCTCTACGCCCACGGCGCGGCGGCCATCTTTGGGCCGGGGACAGTCATTCCCGTAGCGGCGGGGAAGATTGTGGGGGAGTTGAAGAAAAGGTTGGGACATTGATAAGAGTGATGGAGCCATGAACAACCAAATAGTGCCTCGTGTCCGGCGCGGACGGCTGTTGGCCGTCCTTGCTGCCATGCTGATCGTATCGATTACTGTCCTGGCCACCGGCGCGCGCCAAAGCGATCTGCCGCCCTGGCAAGAACCACGTCTCATCAAAAACATCCTCAGCCAGACAGAGGACTCGGCCATCTATCCGGCGGCCGAGCTGAACGGCCAACTCTTCTTCGCTGCCCACCATCAGGGCGTCTTGCGCGACGTATCCGAGCTGTGGCGCAGCGACGGCACGCCCGGCGGCACGATCCTGCTGGAGCAAACCAGCGCCGAAACCTCGTTTGTGCCCATGTTCGTGCTGGGCGACAAGCTCCTGTTCCTGGCCCCCCACCCCGAGTACGGGCTGGAGCTATGGATCAGCGACGGCACGCCGGGCAACGCCCACGTCATGGGCGACGCCTTCCCCACCTCGTCGGACGGCATGGTGGCCGACCACACTGTGTCCGGCGAATATCTCTACTTCACGGCCTATGATGACGTGAACCTGAGACAGCTTTGGCGCACCGACGGCACGCTGGCCGGGACGATTCGCCTGACTGGAGCCGACCTGGGGCTGGACTTGCTCGCGCCCTCCGGTCTGATCGACGTCGATGGCACACTATTTTTCCTGGGCCTGACGCCCGACTACAAGCTGCTGCTGCTGAAGAGCGACGGCACGGTTGACGGGACGGTGGTCGTCAAGCAACCCGACGGCTCAGGCTTCGGCGGCGCAATGCACGCCGCCAACGGCTTGCTCACCGTCCTCGGCCGCAACATCTGGCGCAGCGATGGCACGGCGAACGGCACTTACGTCATTCATACCTTCTCCGACGACTGGGGCATCCCGGAGTTTGGCAGCGTCACCGCCGAGACCAAAGTTTACTTCGTCGTGATGGACAACAACTCCGACTACGAGCTATGGCAAACGATGGGCACGGCAGCCACGACGACCAAGGTCGCCGATCTGCCCGGATTCCAAGGCCACATGACGACGGCCGGCGATCGGTTGTTCTTCATCGGCGTCGACCAGGAGCACAGCAACGAACTGTGGACCAGCGACGGCACGCCCGCCGGCACCAAAATGGTGAAAGACCTCCGGCCCGGTAACGATGGCATTTACCCGGATCGCCTCATCGCCGCCGGCGACCAGGTGTTTTTCGCCGTCGATAGCGACACGCAATACGGGGAACTATGGCGCAGTGACGGCACGGCCGCCGGCACGGTCCAGGTTCCCGTGCCCGGCGCGTCGGTCGATGGCCCGATGGCGTCGCCGCTGGCCCCGCTGGGCGATGAGCTGTTCTTCCAGGCCGACGACGACAGCCACGGCCACGAACCGTGGCTGACCACCGGCGGCGGCACGTCGGCCATCTTCCTGAAGGACATCAATATCATCGATGCCCTGGACTCCCTGCCGGGGGGATTCAACTACGTCAACGACACTCTGTTTTTCTTCACATCCGCGGGCCTGTGGCTATCGGACGGCAGCCCGGCGGGCACGTCGCTGCTGGTGGAAAACGTAACGCAACATCGCACGGTGCGCGGCTATCCCACCGGCATCTCCGCCAACAAATTCTATTTCCTGATCGACGATCAT includes:
- a CDS encoding ELWxxDGT repeat protein gives rise to the protein MNNQIVPRVRRGRLLAVLAAMLIVSITVLATGARQSDLPPWQEPRLIKNILSQTEDSAIYPAAELNGQLFFAAHHQGVLRDVSELWRSDGTPGGTILLEQTSAETSFVPMFVLGDKLLFLAPHPEYGLELWISDGTPGNAHVMGDAFPTSSDGMVADHTVSGEYLYFTAYDDVNLRQLWRTDGTLAGTIRLTGADLGLDLLAPSGLIDVDGTLFFLGLTPDYKLLLLKSDGTVDGTVVVKQPDGSGFGGAMHAANGLLTVLGRNIWRSDGTANGTYVIHTFSDDWGIPEFGSVTAETKVYFVVMDNNSDYELWQTMGTAATTTKVADLPGFQGHMTTAGDRLFFIGVDQEHSNELWTSDGTPAGTKMVKDLRPGNDGIYPDRLIAAGDQVFFAVDSDTQYGELWRSDGTAAGTVQVPVPGASVDGPMASPLAPLGDELFFQADDDSHGHEPWLTTGGGTSAIFLKDINIIDALDSLPGGFNYVNDTLFFFTSAGLWLSDGSPAGTSLLVENVTQHRTVRGYPTGISANKFYFLIDDHSTNTLELWRTDGTTAGTIHLRDLGETSRAYPFHSPADVNGLLYFASKERQELWRSDGTPGGTVFVASPSPIPDYATRIDEITALGSTVFFVANDHTPGPALWRSDGTAAGTVMVKDIDPTNDINTPPSQLTAAGGFLYFVADDRVHGAEVWRSDGTTAGTLLTHDVRPGIDSSEPAELTAFRGKVYFAADDGTHGRELWRSDGSAGGTVMVKDTPTAGGPLSPSELTPGDDWLFYLAADETGLQPWKTDGTAAGTGRITALTYQDFFYPQSLVAVGNVLLFGVGNNSSIDTLYQSDGTAAGTVNLNEAFPDFAAYNFNGLTAGPGQLFFSATHLLHGNEPFMKLVSLTRQTPDLLYLGEGDTFSYYRFRLTFRPAAPVTVAFTSDDPTVEIVPASVTIQPANWDTPLAIGVRAADDGLPGTRTATISQTLDSADSTIDGAVTTMPINIGWRFVFAPVVRR